In Candidatus Chlorohelix allophototropha, one DNA window encodes the following:
- a CDS encoding VOC family protein, producing MKTPRMIHHAAYMTWNMPETIKFYTEVLKFKLVEHFEEERLPSTGDPFPYFHAFFELPDGSVIAFFEVPSLPNPEPRGAIDKLFVHLAFVVDSLEDLYTAKAELEKCGHSVVGITDHSAFKSIYFYDPNGLRLEFACQVRALTEEDSHRAYQAAAEWAIKREKILMAKA from the coding sequence ATGAAAACTCCTCGTATGATTCATCATGCCGCTTATATGACTTGGAATATGCCCGAAACTATCAAGTTCTATACCGAGGTACTCAAGTTTAAACTGGTCGAGCATTTTGAGGAAGAGCGGTTGCCGAGCACCGGCGACCCGTTCCCCTATTTTCATGCTTTTTTTGAATTGCCGGATGGCAGTGTAATTGCTTTTTTTGAGGTTCCCAGCTTGCCAAACCCTGAGCCGCGTGGGGCAATAGACAAACTATTCGTGCATCTCGCTTTTGTAGTGGACAGCCTCGAAGATTTATATACGGCGAAGGCTGAATTGGAAAAATGCGGGCACTCGGTTGTAGGCATAACTGACCATAGTGCTTTTAAGTCCATCTACTTCTATGACCCGAATGGGCTTCGGCTTGAATTTGCCTGCCAAGTACGTGCCTTGACCGAAGAGGATTCCCACCGAGCGTATCAGGCTGCCGCAGAATGGGCTATCAAGCGCGAGAAAATTCTGATGGCAAAGGCATAA
- a CDS encoding peptidase MA family metallohydrolase, translated as MKSLIYPHKSYPFVFAITILVLYNVLILFTAPPALAQVKTPVVEFTDTSAQARYKVGVKFNLKAQVSNALSDKLELKVRFGRQGTERTYSVDIQTGTQVNADYTVLHNSTNMPTGIPLLYSWDLTLDNGAHAISNQNIVVYQDTKTWNQLEGKNVTIRWYSGDNSYGNLMYNVATDSLATNEKRFNMIISDHIYISIYASDSDFFEAVDGRIPAWAGGVAYPETGEVLLIAALDSNASQYIGYGIPHEMAHMALYQFVRKSVPHWFDEGFAVFNQNTQNPNYLKIVKDAVQNNTLLGFDSITHGFPVDSKLAELAYAQSVSFITFLINKLGDAAFINLLDQLRTKAFNDAFKATYGVSFSEIEQQWHNNIIGKPITLPTPLLSGKVSAFLSSDKINSVTVSGLRWEMFFGGGVLTLVILFFLIFYTTRHARRKADRQRALESAKDNNFFDITLPPFQSKYYRQIRSVKSPPPPEYYSDDYLTH; from the coding sequence TTGAAATCATTAATATATCCTCACAAAAGCTATCCTTTTGTTTTCGCCATCACTATTTTAGTGCTTTACAATGTCCTGATTCTATTTACAGCGCCGCCCGCACTGGCGCAAGTAAAAACTCCGGTGGTAGAATTTACCGATACATCCGCCCAAGCACGTTACAAAGTGGGTGTTAAATTCAACCTTAAAGCACAGGTATCCAACGCTTTATCTGACAAACTTGAGTTAAAGGTAAGGTTTGGGCGACAAGGAACCGAGCGCACTTATTCGGTTGATATACAAACCGGAACGCAGGTTAATGCAGATTATACTGTCCTGCATAATAGTACCAATATGCCCACCGGTATACCCCTATTATATAGCTGGGATTTAACCCTCGATAATGGGGCGCACGCCATTTCTAACCAAAACATTGTTGTTTACCAAGATACTAAAACTTGGAACCAACTTGAAGGGAAAAACGTCACTATTCGCTGGTATTCGGGTGATAACAGCTATGGGAACCTAATGTATAATGTTGCCACCGATTCACTGGCTACTAATGAAAAGCGTTTCAATATGATTATCTCAGATCATATCTACATTTCGATTTACGCCAGCGATAGTGATTTCTTTGAAGCGGTGGATGGGCGAATACCAGCATGGGCAGGTGGGGTTGCATATCCTGAAACGGGGGAGGTGCTGCTAATTGCAGCACTGGATAGCAACGCCAGCCAATATATCGGCTATGGCATACCTCATGAAATGGCTCATATGGCGCTTTATCAGTTTGTACGCAAAAGCGTACCACACTGGTTCGATGAGGGCTTTGCGGTATTCAACCAGAATACCCAAAATCCGAATTATCTAAAAATAGTTAAAGATGCAGTACAGAACAATACCCTTTTAGGATTCGATTCAATAACACACGGATTTCCGGTTGATTCAAAACTGGCAGAACTGGCTTATGCGCAAAGTGTAAGCTTCATTACCTTTTTAATAAATAAGTTGGGAGATGCTGCATTCATCAACCTGCTAGATCAGTTGCGTACTAAAGCCTTCAACGATGCTTTCAAAGCAACCTATGGAGTATCCTTTTCCGAGATTGAGCAACAGTGGCATAACAATATTATCGGTAAACCCATAACATTACCTACTCCTCTACTTAGCGGCAAGGTCAGTGCTTTTCTTTCCAGTGATAAAATAAACAGTGTTACGGTTAGCGGGCTGCGCTGGGAAATGTTTTTTGGCGGTGGGGTATTGACGCTGGTGATTCTATTTTTCTTGATCTTTTATACAACAAGACACGCCCGCCGCAAAGCCGACCGACAAAGAGCATTGGAATCTGCAAAAGATAACAATTTTTTCGATATAACATTGCCACCTTTTCAATCTAAGTATTATAGACAAATTCGATCAGTAAAATCGCCACCACCACCCGAATACTATTCTGATGATTATCTTACTCACTAA